Proteins encoded by one window of Leopardus geoffroyi isolate Oge1 chromosome X, O.geoffroyi_Oge1_pat1.0, whole genome shotgun sequence:
- the GLOD5 gene encoding glyoxalase domain-containing protein 5 isoform X2, whose translation MLCRLPSRLPARMWGRTLEKQSWRNSSQTPSPCLIHRLDHIVMTVKSIKDTTMFYSKILGMEVTTFKGDRKALCFGDQKFNLHEVGKEFEPKAAHPVPGSLDICLITEVPLEEMVQHLKVCDVPIEEGPVPRTGAKGPIMSIYFRDPDRNLIEVSNYISS comes from the exons ATGCTGTGCCGTCTGCCCTCCAGGCTGCCAGCCAGGATGTGGGGCAGGACTTTGGAGAAGCAG tcatggaGGAACAGCAGTCAGACTCCTTCCCCATGTCTTATCCATAGACTGGACCACATTGTGATGACAGTAAAGAGTATCAAAGACACCACGATGTTTTATTCCAAGATCCTGGGCATGGAAGTCACAACTTTCAAG GGCGACCGGAAAGCATTGTGTTTTGGAGACCAGAAATTTAACCTCCATGAGGTGGGAAAGGAATTTGAACCCAAAGCTGCTCACCCAGTTCCTGGCTCCCTGGACATATGTCTGATCACAGAGGTACCTTTGGAGGAAATGGTCCAGCACCTCAAG GTTTGTGATGTCCCCATTGAGGAGGGTCCAGTCCCCAGAACAGGGGCCAAAGGACCCATTATGTCCATCTACTTCCGAGACCCTGACAGAAACCTGATTGAGGTGTCCAACTATATCTCCTCATGA
- the GLOD5 gene encoding glyoxalase domain-containing protein 5 isoform X1: MRGAEKETGNLGVTSGNVISFEFFFKSWRNSSQTPSPCLIHRLDHIVMTVKSIKDTTMFYSKILGMEVTTFKGDRKALCFGDQKFNLHEVGKEFEPKAAHPVPGSLDICLITEVPLEEMVQHLKVCDVPIEEGPVPRTGAKGPIMSIYFRDPDRNLIEVSNYISS, encoded by the exons ATGAGGGGAGCTGAGAAGGAAACAGGAAATTTGGGTGTGACCAGTGGCAATGTgatctcttttgaatttttttttaagtcatggaGGAACAGCAGTCAGACTCCTTCCCCATGTCTTATCCATAGACTGGACCACATTGTGATGACAGTAAAGAGTATCAAAGACACCACGATGTTTTATTCCAAGATCCTGGGCATGGAAGTCACAACTTTCAAG GGCGACCGGAAAGCATTGTGTTTTGGAGACCAGAAATTTAACCTCCATGAGGTGGGAAAGGAATTTGAACCCAAAGCTGCTCACCCAGTTCCTGGCTCCCTGGACATATGTCTGATCACAGAGGTACCTTTGGAGGAAATGGTCCAGCACCTCAAG GTTTGTGATGTCCCCATTGAGGAGGGTCCAGTCCCCAGAACAGGGGCCAAAGGACCCATTATGTCCATCTACTTCCGAGACCCTGACAGAAACCTGATTGAGGTGTCCAACTATATCTCCTCATGA